CCAGGCGTTTATGTGGCGAATCCCGCGGAACCGGCTCTTGCTGGCCGCTATGTGTGCTTCCAACACCGGTATTACCGCAGCACCTAAAGTGAGATCGGCGAAGCTCACGATCCCAGCAGCGACGTCGGTCAACCCGTATTGTCCACCTGCAACTTGGTCAGCAATGCTCTGCACGAACTCTGTCTCGCCCACGGGTTGCATCTCTTTAGGGCCGTCCTTTCTATACATGGACTGACACT
The sequence above is a segment of the Chloroflexota bacterium genome. Coding sequences within it:
- a CDS encoding amidohydrolase; translated protein: MSSEHEAWLKLTIEEPIDPDLPICDPHHHLWDRPNDRYLLEELLEDTGGGHRIVQTVFVECQSMYRKDGPKEMQPVGETEFVQSIADQVAGGQYGLTDVAAGIVSFADLTLGAAVIPVLEAHIAASKSRFRGIRHINAW